From Micromonas commoda chromosome 15, complete sequence, one genomic window encodes:
- a CDS encoding predicted protein: MAPFNEDAPLLDAKASGAERAFIGVPVSSGGRSNHSRIASVARAVLVAAIACTCVAAGANHVLHRISFEPHANGIKSFLGWAPDGLDVPLNPPEVTLLAACHLVPERVPAFRTAINSWIKAAHDENGLKRSFDKVILVDWSSEADLWGETAKAWGGAGIPTPLSFYKVYGTNGEPLKWQLAKAVNFGLSKVTTDTVLKVDCDTYVERGLLELNPLQNHAGDRKIFRYGDYRSAKDENEIHINGCIMARMDTLRAVNMYDERLQQYGWDDSNLYDRLRDSGAQDLNITRRNAAGHTYITHVWHPHSEMSQDARVGASCVNRCAVNRLERYNPWKNQQRAEYNEIAEAPPNIPSSITFHSYRGGSLPSVLDILGKETADLLATYCKNSQYAAAKCYGWSDWSDGWDFKEEPDTDKDVRWATEKLKAM; the protein is encoded by the coding sequence TCATCGGCGTCCCCGTCTCCTCAGGCGGCCGCTCGAACCACTCGCGgatcgcgagcgtcgcgcgcgcggtgctcgtggccgcgatcgcgtgcacctgcgtcgcggccggcgcgAACCACGTGCTTCACAGGATATCGTTCGAGCCCCACGCCAACGGGATCAAGTCCTTCCTGGGATGGGCCCCCGACGGCCTCGACGTGCCCCTCAACCCGCCGGAGGTgaccctcctcgccgcctgccacctcgtccccgagcgcgtGCCCGCGTTCCGCACCGCGATCAACTCGTGGATCAAGGCTGCGCACGACGAGAACGGGCTGAAGAGGTCCTTCGATAAGGTGATCCTCGTCGACTGGTCCTCCGAGGCGGACCTCTGGGGCGAGACCGCGAAAGcgtggggcggcgccgggattCCAACCCCGCTCTCCTTCTACAAGGTGTACGGAACCAACGGCGAACCGCTCAAGTGgcagctcgccaaggcggtcAACTTCGGCCTCTCCAAGGTGACCACCGACACCGTCCTCAAGGTTGACTGCGATACCtacgtcgagcgcggcttgCTCGAGCTCAACCCCCTCCAGAAccacgccggcgaccgcAAGATCTTTCGGTACGGCGACTACCGCAGCGCGAAGGACGAGAACGAGATCCACATCAACGGGTGCATCATGGCGCGGATGGACACGCTGCGCGCGGTGAACATGTacgacgagcgcctgcaGCAGTACGGCTGGGACGACTCCAACCTCTACGATCGCCTGCGCGATAGCGGCGCGCAGGATCTCAACATCACCCGGCGCAACGCCGCGGGTCACACGTACATCACGCACGTCTGGCACCCGCACAGCGAGATGTCGCAGGATGCGCGAGTGGGCGCGTCGTGCGTTAACCGATGCGCCGTGAACCGCCTGGAGCGTTACAACCCCTGGAAGAACCAGCAGCGCGCGGAGTACAACGAGATCGCCGAGGCGCCCCCCAACATCCCGAGCAGCATCACCTTCCACTCCTACCGCGGAGGTTCGCTGCCGTCGGTGCTGGACATTCTCGGAAAGGAGACGGCGGATCTACTCGCCACGTACTGCAAGAACTCGCAGTACGCTGCGGCGAAGTGCTACGGGTGGAGCGACTGGAGCGACGGTTGGGACTTCAAGGAGGAGCCCGACACGGACAAGGATGTTCGATGGGCGACggagaagctcaaggcgatgtga